A single genomic interval of Paenibacillus macerans harbors:
- a CDS encoding transcriptional regulator, whose product MDIINQTNRTMLFDEINPEKLDLLTIVGDVKGIDSLSDDKIKEINEHLLVRSFDEFLTKFSPCVYSFFNAANQKVVYTLKKPEGIAEDAISEIRIDQNNDFLKMLFTLIDTKRSQGMTNVDFKFENLLDMISPKKVMDDIRQVRKEIHYLYGQYEKLDEEDPKKLDLGDKLNAMFEEASANYNNVMAMLPLAIEDIKTRLLLGGSSEEKDAEAVQIGMLTIGESGELKIIEAPKSESTELVLLDEKGSNGLALVFEDDYNSITEAPSGYVRDLVVRTFSPLPAVSTEVNVEQEVQNYNTYLEFYKTAKDDFVKTVKPLVEKILGVKMFFDQYSVKNKGMQPSMLVTNNKLDMTVKSANIPRLETYLNTVNAKNDFTDTIWFGIVPSVELESAGKVKVSRERFKGNEKIVKQDGNNMESLAMLLTVVKEFKVQVFFSFESGEETTFNNIATSGVDKYIDKCAPLIRKDYSEFAIPCLPNFTVIPKEKSGVIIDSRMVQTEGGAARLSREKEDILKLWIEGVYVGASYVAAGIVAAYQCPEYLRESFKNTSKEFPGVRFDIEAGDNSLRAVTTMAKEITGFTNTIKDSINRKNFGFVFSSENAQLQGKDIRRITVYKARSLAASEDGFDSIYKTLVSTYIERILRFQTADFKHENIIKFFSNNPSSQKSQWLAKRGFINSIIYDGDDMNYVIDEKNNLCHIDLIYNGNVKNLEVMITKGTSPVKA is encoded by the coding sequence ATGGATATCATCAATCAAACCAACCGAACGATGCTGTTTGATGAGATCAATCCGGAGAAACTGGACTTGCTGACGATTGTGGGCGATGTTAAAGGGATCGACAGCTTAAGCGACGACAAGATCAAGGAGATCAACGAGCACCTGCTCGTGCGCAGCTTTGACGAATTTTTGACAAAGTTTTCGCCGTGCGTGTATTCGTTTTTCAACGCGGCGAACCAGAAAGTCGTTTATACGCTGAAAAAGCCCGAGGGTATTGCAGAGGATGCGATTTCGGAAATCCGGATCGACCAGAACAACGACTTTCTGAAAATGCTGTTTACGCTGATCGACACGAAGCGGAGCCAAGGCATGACCAATGTCGATTTCAAATTCGAGAATTTGCTCGATATGATATCGCCGAAAAAGGTGATGGACGATATCCGGCAGGTGCGCAAAGAAATCCATTACTTGTACGGACAATATGAAAAGCTGGATGAAGAGGATCCGAAAAAGCTGGATTTGGGCGACAAGCTGAACGCTATGTTTGAAGAGGCAAGTGCAAATTATAACAATGTTATGGCGATGCTGCCGCTGGCGATCGAGGACATTAAAACGCGGCTTCTGCTGGGGGGCTCCAGTGAGGAAAAGGACGCCGAAGCGGTGCAGATCGGGATGCTGACGATCGGAGAAAGCGGCGAATTGAAAATCATCGAGGCGCCGAAGAGTGAAAGCACGGAGCTGGTGCTGCTCGACGAGAAGGGTTCCAACGGTTTGGCGCTCGTCTTCGAAGACGATTACAACTCGATTACGGAGGCTCCGTCCGGTTATGTTCGCGACTTAGTTGTACGTACCTTTAGCCCATTGCCGGCCGTGAGCACGGAAGTCAACGTGGAACAGGAAGTGCAAAATTACAACACGTATCTGGAATTTTACAAGACGGCCAAGGACGATTTTGTGAAAACGGTCAAGCCGCTTGTCGAGAAAATTTTGGGCGTGAAAATGTTTTTTGACCAATACTCGGTGAAAAACAAAGGGATGCAGCCGTCGATGCTCGTCACGAACAACAAGCTGGATATGACCGTCAAGAGCGCCAACATCCCGCGGCTGGAGACGTATCTGAACACCGTCAACGCGAAAAACGATTTCACCGACACGATCTGGTTCGGCATCGTCCCTTCGGTGGAGCTGGAAAGCGCGGGCAAGGTGAAGGTTAGCCGCGAGCGCTTCAAGGGCAACGAGAAAATCGTCAAGCAGGACGGCAACAACATGGAATCGCTGGCGATGCTGCTTACGGTCGTGAAGGAGTTCAAGGTGCAGGTATTCTTCAGCTTCGAATCGGGCGAGGAGACGACGTTCAACAACATCGCCACTTCGGGAGTCGACAAATACATCGACAAATGCGCGCCGCTCATCCGCAAGGATTACAGCGAATTCGCCATCCCGTGCCTGCCGAACTTTACGGTTATCCCCAAGGAGAAATCGGGCGTGATCATCGACAGCCGCATGGTTCAAACCGAAGGCGGAGCGGCCCGGCTCTCCCGGGAGAAGGAAGACATCCTGAAGCTGTGGATCGAGGGCGTTTATGTGGGGGCGTCTTACGTCGCCGCCGGGATTGTGGCCGCTTATCAGTGTCCGGAATACCTGAGGGAATCGTTCAAGAACACGAGCAAGGAGTTTCCGGGCGTGCGCTTCGACATTGAAGCGGGCGACAACAGCTTGCGCGCCGTGACAACTATGGCCAAGGAAATCACCGGCTTCACGAATACGATCAAGGATTCGATCAACCGGAAAAATTTCGGCTTTGTGTTCTCCTCCGAAAACGCGCAGCTTCAGGGCAAGGACATTCGCCGCATCACCGTTTACAAAGCGAGAAGCCTGGCGGCGTCAGAGGACGGATTCGACTCGATTTACAAGACGCTGGTCAGCACGTATATCGAGCGGATTTTGCGCTTCCAGACCGCCGACTTCAAGCATGAAAATATCATCAAATTTTTCAGCAACAACCCGAGCAGCCAGAAGAGCCAATGGCTGGCCAAACGGGGCTTCATCAACTCGATCATCTATGACGGGGACGATATGAATTACGTCATCGACGAGAAAAACAACCTCTGCCATATCGACTTGATCTACAACGGCAACGTGAAAAATCTCGAAGTGATGATCACCAAGGGCACAAGCCCCGTCAAAGCATGA
- a CDS encoding DnaJ domain-containing protein produces MADYYERLGVSRNAEASEIKAAYRKLAKRHHPDANRGDPQAEQRFKDIVEAYETLSDAERRAAYDERLQRGNFGAPGKSGKPGPEAQRRTGGGAAAAEAFDPARMREQFEQFFAMPRKGQKDSEQGKNAEGKNPLDTSALFNSFFGYRKK; encoded by the coding sequence TTGGCGGACTATTACGAACGGCTGGGCGTTTCCCGGAATGCGGAAGCCTCCGAGATCAAGGCCGCTTACCGCAAGCTGGCCAAGCGCCATCATCCGGATGCGAACCGGGGAGACCCTCAGGCGGAACAACGGTTTAAAGACATCGTCGAAGCTTATGAAACGTTAAGCGATGCAGAGCGCCGGGCCGCTTACGATGAGCGCTTGCAGCGCGGGAACTTCGGCGCGCCGGGGAAAAGCGGAAAGCCGGGGCCCGAAGCGCAGCGGCGGACCGGCGGCGGGGCGGCGGCAGCGGAAGCTTTCGATCCCGCGCGGATGAGGGAGCAGTTTGAGCAGTTTTTTGCCATGCCGCGCAAAGGACAAAAGGACTCGGAACAAGGGAAGAACGCCGAAGGGAAAAATCCGCTGGATACTTCCGCCTTGTTCAATAGTTTTTTCGGCTATCGCAAGAAATAG
- a CDS encoding PP2C family protein-serine/threonine phosphatase, which yields MEKWFTSDVLAVYAAVFVVVAILIVVRQRLRAAVTAGPSRKAAPSPELASSEQQPDREISLGNAQTIGRRTEQDDYFASAVTKVGTLAVLADGISGVSNGRMASTLAVTMFSREFLKLDDAGDIPEFFHKASIVSNRAIMEQLGGAIGGTTLVAAVISDHRLHWGAVGDSLILLFRDGEFLPVNSKDTFESVLEARYLAGEIGREEVSGNPMKNQLTNYLGYGGFMSMEIGEPIPLEPGDIVILCSDGVYDALTEVEMEEILMQRMPPQETAEEMIACVERKSYKHQDNATVLILEH from the coding sequence ATGGAAAAATGGTTCACGAGCGATGTGCTTGCCGTCTATGCGGCGGTGTTCGTCGTGGTCGCTATTTTGATCGTTGTACGCCAAAGGCTGCGCGCGGCCGTAACCGCGGGCCCGTCCCGGAAGGCGGCGCCTTCGCCGGAGCTCGCGAGCTCGGAGCAGCAGCCGGACCGGGAAATTTCGCTCGGCAATGCGCAGACGATCGGCCGGCGTACGGAGCAGGACGACTACTTCGCCAGCGCCGTGACCAAGGTGGGCACGCTGGCCGTGCTTGCCGACGGGATCAGCGGCGTGTCCAACGGGCGGATGGCCAGCACGCTGGCGGTCACGATGTTTTCGCGGGAGTTTCTGAAGCTGGATGATGCCGGGGATATCCCGGAATTTTTTCACAAGGCGTCGATTGTCAGCAACCGGGCCATTATGGAGCAGCTTGGCGGAGCGATTGGAGGCACGACGCTCGTCGCCGCCGTGATTTCGGATCACAGGCTGCATTGGGGCGCGGTCGGGGACAGTCTGATTTTGCTGTTCCGGGACGGAGAGTTTCTGCCGGTGAATTCCAAGGATACGTTTGAGAGCGTGCTCGAAGCCAGATATTTGGCGGGGGAGATCGGCCGGGAAGAGGTCAGCGGCAATCCGATGAAAAATCAACTGACCAATTACTTGGGCTACGGTGGCTTTATGAGCATGGAGATCGGCGAGCCGATCCCGCTGGAGCCGGGGGACATCGTTATCCTGTGCAGCGACGGCGTCTATGACGCGCTGACGGAAGTGGAGATGGAAGAAATCCTGATGCAAAGGATGCCGCCGCAGGAAACGGCGGAGGAAATGATCGCTTGCGTGGAGCGGAAAAGCTACAAGCATCAGGATAATGCGACGGTCCTCATTCTGGAGCATTAA
- a CDS encoding FHA domain-containing protein yields the protein MSLTRCMNGHMFSSRKHGNTCPYCNTTVEQPARAPKSAQSPAAAADMDEKTMPYLGETTGIQPVTGWLVCVEGPQMGQDYRIMAEKNFIGRAEEMHIRIIGDNAVSRRNHAVIVYDPKKRNFYLLPGDASGLAYHNNEAVYSPVELNAYDLIQLGRSKFVFVPLCGPHFEWDNG from the coding sequence ATGAGCCTGACGAGATGTATGAACGGGCATATGTTTAGTTCGAGAAAGCACGGCAACACATGCCCCTACTGCAATACGACCGTGGAGCAGCCCGCCCGCGCGCCCAAAAGCGCGCAGAGCCCTGCGGCCGCCGCGGACATGGACGAGAAAACGATGCCTTACCTGGGGGAAACGACCGGGATCCAGCCGGTAACCGGCTGGCTGGTGTGCGTCGAAGGTCCGCAAATGGGCCAAGACTACCGGATCATGGCGGAGAAAAACTTTATCGGCCGCGCCGAAGAGATGCATATCCGGATCATCGGCGACAACGCCGTGTCCAGACGCAATCACGCGGTCATCGTCTATGATCCGAAGAAGCGCAATTTTTACCTGCTGCCGGGCGACGCCTCGGGACTCGCCTATCACAACAATGAGGCGGTATATTCCCCCGTGGAGTTAAACGCCTATGATTTGATCCAGCTCGGGCGCAGCAAATTTGTGTTCGTCCCGTTATGCGGTCCGCATTTCGAGTGGGACAACGGTTAG
- a CDS encoding serine/threonine-protein kinase, producing the protein MNRDQMLGLELKRNARIGGEGEASSRSQYRIRKVLSVSELAVVYTARNEADGSRCVVKEFCPGRFVYRSKDGATLRRKAGTAADKFEVLWNAYQQEGELLEKLDHPGIVRCLDRFEQNGTAYIVMEYCEGVTLDKYIAANKAAIAPRFFYETILPFIDTLDYLHRFGIIHRDLKPGNLMIASGGAIKLLDFGSAAATGGTEERRPILTTAGYSPLELYSEQSRQGPESDIYSLAAVLYFCCRGHAPTDVRKRLFEERQELVDAEMKRAWPFLSRAIERGLAVPADKRRISLDRFKAAIRLECRLSWLYRRGYKY; encoded by the coding sequence GTGAATCGTGATCAAATGCTTGGGCTTGAGTTAAAGCGAAATGCCAGAATCGGAGGGGAAGGCGAAGCTTCTTCCCGCAGCCAATACCGCATCCGCAAGGTCCTTTCCGTCAGCGAGCTGGCGGTCGTGTATACCGCGCGAAATGAAGCGGACGGAAGCCGATGCGTCGTGAAGGAATTTTGCCCGGGCCGGTTCGTGTACAGGAGCAAGGACGGAGCGACGCTGCGCCGCAAGGCCGGCACGGCGGCCGATAAATTCGAAGTGCTCTGGAACGCTTATCAGCAAGAAGGGGAGCTGCTGGAAAAGCTCGACCACCCGGGCATTGTACGCTGCCTGGACCGTTTTGAACAGAACGGGACGGCGTATATCGTGATGGAATATTGCGAAGGCGTCACGCTCGACAAATACATAGCCGCTAACAAGGCGGCCATTGCACCGCGTTTTTTCTACGAAACGATCCTTCCGTTCATCGACACGCTCGATTATTTGCACCGCTTCGGCATCATTCACCGGGATTTGAAGCCGGGCAATCTGATGATCGCAAGCGGCGGGGCCATCAAGCTGCTTGATTTCGGCTCGGCGGCGGCAACGGGGGGAACGGAGGAGAGACGGCCGATTTTAACGACAGCGGGATACTCCCCGCTCGAGTTGTATTCCGAGCAGTCCCGGCAGGGGCCGGAGAGCGATATTTACAGCCTGGCCGCCGTGCTGTATTTCTGCTGCCGGGGCCACGCTCCCACCGATGTCCGCAAACGCTTGTTTGAGGAGCGGCAGGAGCTGGTCGACGCGGAGATGAAGCGCGCCTGGCCGTTTTTGTCCCGGGCGATCGAACGCGGGTTGGCCGTGCCCGCGGACAAGCGCCGCATTTCGCTGGACCGGTTCAAAGCGGCCATCCGTCTCGAATGCAGGCTCAGCTGGCTGTATCGGCGCGGGTATAAATATTAG
- a CDS encoding vWA domain-containing protein: MLLAVTICPFSVPVQAAGQQQKPQNQEAFDAIFVLDTSYSMNHADPDKMAGEVVRMFMDISDASRTRIGFAAYNHQIVKSMPLTPISVASKRDEIKRQIEGLRRTGYTDLGLGLLTGSKLLMASANDEQTEGRKPFLILLSDGETDFGPYRQSRTKEDSAKDSDAAIKMAQKNGYPIYTIGLNHDGTVNPDELKRIAQSTGGAFYTTSSADDLPEIFNQIFAREMRSVLMPVAGVTASGKLQEVQVEIPSSSMSEANIILLSARPLKDAQLFYESKNIRLFKSNSYTLLKITAPKKGTATLKFKGSSGDLVKISLLGSYAMEAKARLTDGKAIKGKPAGIEALLIDASSNEPLQEKELYQGLSAELVVLDKTANTETAVEMKNEGTSFYTEHTFSASGEYEWYVKMEGDTFFRNTPATVQKIVNLAPVVQGKEQLQLTKEDGLTELDLNTLFLDENGDKLSFALQDAAGKAARAELAGDQLYISPLRTGGSELTITATDPEGAQVTAHLALKIKSKYTVLKWSIAGGLVLALIGVALYFWLRPKPAFAGKLEGYFLATASGSEVPVKSWPLTSFPGRTVNLGELFQSLDVNEPLPEARNIFFTAGKGGTLIVQNKSRCSLVRNRTPLANNKRETLEYNDKLYITFEDGITELELRYKAIKPSTNIYTRADTAS, encoded by the coding sequence TTGCTTTTGGCTGTAACGATCTGCCCGTTTTCCGTTCCCGTTCAGGCCGCCGGACAGCAGCAAAAACCGCAAAATCAGGAAGCCTTTGACGCCATTTTCGTGCTCGACACGAGCTATTCGATGAACCATGCCGATCCGGACAAAATGGCGGGCGAGGTCGTCCGCATGTTTATGGATATCAGCGACGCCAGCCGGACACGCATCGGATTCGCCGCCTACAATCATCAAATCGTGAAGTCCATGCCGCTTACCCCCATCTCCGTCGCCTCCAAACGGGACGAGATCAAGCGGCAGATCGAGGGGCTCCGCCGCACGGGCTACACCGACCTGGGTCTGGGCCTGCTCACGGGCAGCAAGCTGCTGATGGCTTCCGCAAACGATGAGCAAACGGAAGGCCGCAAACCGTTTCTCATCCTGCTGTCCGACGGAGAAACGGATTTCGGCCCATACCGGCAATCCAGAACCAAGGAAGATTCGGCGAAAGACAGCGATGCCGCGATCAAAATGGCCCAAAAAAACGGGTACCCCATTTACACGATCGGGTTGAATCATGACGGTACGGTAAATCCCGATGAACTGAAGCGGATCGCTCAGAGTACTGGAGGCGCTTTCTATACGACAAGCAGCGCGGATGATTTGCCGGAAATTTTCAATCAGATTTTCGCCAGAGAAATGCGCTCCGTGCTGATGCCCGTGGCCGGGGTGACCGCTTCCGGCAAATTGCAGGAGGTTCAGGTGGAGATCCCAAGCTCCTCCATGAGCGAAGCCAACATCATTTTGTTATCCGCGCGCCCGCTGAAGGACGCGCAGTTGTTCTACGAGTCCAAAAATATTCGCTTGTTCAAGTCGAACAGCTATACCCTGCTGAAAATCACCGCGCCGAAAAAGGGAACCGCGACGCTTAAATTCAAGGGAAGCTCGGGAGATTTGGTAAAAATCAGCCTGCTCGGCAGCTACGCCATGGAGGCGAAGGCCAGGCTGACGGACGGGAAAGCGATTAAAGGTAAACCCGCCGGAATCGAAGCGCTATTGATCGACGCCAGTTCGAACGAGCCGTTGCAGGAGAAGGAGCTTTATCAGGGACTAAGCGCCGAACTGGTCGTCCTGGATAAAACCGCAAACACCGAAACCGCGGTGGAAATGAAAAACGAAGGAACAAGTTTTTATACCGAGCACACGTTCAGCGCATCCGGGGAATACGAGTGGTATGTGAAAATGGAGGGGGATACCTTTTTCCGGAACACGCCGGCAACTGTTCAGAAAATCGTTAACCTGGCCCCGGTTGTTCAAGGAAAAGAGCAGCTTCAGCTAACGAAAGAGGACGGGCTGACGGAGCTTGATTTAAACACGTTGTTCCTGGATGAAAATGGGGACAAGCTGAGCTTTGCGCTGCAAGATGCGGCCGGCAAGGCGGCCCGGGCCGAACTGGCCGGCGATCAATTATACATTTCGCCGCTGCGGACCGGCGGATCGGAGCTGACGATTACCGCCACCGATCCGGAAGGCGCCCAGGTCACGGCGCATCTGGCGCTGAAAATCAAATCCAAATATACGGTTCTGAAATGGTCCATCGCCGGCGGGCTTGTACTGGCGCTGATCGGCGTTGCCCTGTATTTCTGGCTGCGGCCCAAGCCGGCTTTTGCCGGCAAACTGGAGGGCTATTTCCTGGCCACGGCCAGCGGCAGCGAAGTTCCGGTCAAATCGTGGCCGCTCACCTCGTTCCCCGGCCGAACCGTCAACCTTGGCGAGTTGTTCCAAAGCCTTGACGTCAACGAGCCGCTGCCGGAAGCGCGGAACATTTTCTTTACGGCAGGCAAGGGAGGCACCCTGATCGTACAAAACAAATCGCGCTGCTCGCTGGTTCGAAACCGTACGCCGCTGGCAAACAACAAGCGGGAAACCCTCGAATACAACGACAAGCTGTACATTACCTTCGAGGACGGGATTACCGAACTGGAGCTGCGCTACAAAGCGATCAAACCGAGCACTAATATTTATACCCGCGCCGATACAGCCAGCTGA
- a CDS encoding FHA domain-containing protein: MKTEKSAWIGYVELMIYAILVGLVIYVLLRPVYYVAQMGTVAVSAVIISAIIWTGGDPKLRPGRKPQEVSKIVLLDDDGERVKEWLIKGETSVLIGKKTDQGEVDIDLTDCEYASLVSPEHAVLNRVGNEWFIEDAESYSGTGIRKAGRSDANRLIAEEPVRVGAGDMIFIANTRLLIK; the protein is encoded by the coding sequence GTGAAGACGGAGAAATCCGCTTGGATCGGATACGTTGAACTAATGATTTATGCCATACTGGTCGGGTTGGTGATCTATGTGCTGCTGCGGCCGGTTTATTATGTGGCGCAAATGGGCACGGTTGCGGTTTCCGCCGTGATCATCTCGGCAATTATCTGGACGGGGGGCGACCCGAAGCTGCGTCCGGGCAGGAAGCCGCAGGAAGTGAGCAAAATCGTGCTGCTCGATGACGACGGAGAACGGGTCAAGGAATGGCTGATCAAAGGGGAAACGTCCGTATTGATCGGCAAAAAAACGGATCAGGGCGAAGTGGACATCGATTTGACGGATTGCGAGTACGCCTCGCTGGTCAGTCCGGAGCACGCCGTGCTGAACCGTGTTGGAAACGAATGGTTTATCGAGGACGCGGAATCGTACAGCGGTACGGGAATTCGCAAGGCGGGGCGCAGCGACGCGAATCGGCTTATTGCCGAAGAGCCGGTACGGGTCGGTGCGGGAGACATGATTTTTATCGCGAACACCAGGCTGTTGATTAAATAA
- a CDS encoding PP2C family protein-serine/threonine phosphatase, translated as MRKENSDFKTAFVSEAGSHFDNRDYFAFVELDDMACYVVADGLDLDKEVRSAQMAVEVILESFMEKPSMSRRKIRQDLEAAHEWLKFESRRVRLKASVLVVVTDYTRMVWATCGNARLYQFRGGRVNLRSKDQSLTQLMLDQGRLAEDRNHNHEERGNLLNYMGRPDRFEPYVSDKMPLSDGDVLLLATQGVWEQVDLPEMLDALAEASDPESLTDTLEEVVLSKQQKSVNNYTAAAVYVNKTFTEKPKNIKKWILRGAMLLLTLAIAGGGVWYVKAKQAEKLAQTAVLMVESEEDGDRYASAGDYAKALKSYSEAKNAASKLKDKLHFQLLRGKQQVAQFLSDGDGYVQDGSYDMAVDSYNDALKQADKYKPFKAEDIKARIERAGAIEALSGVIKEGDKLFQEQDYNGALAVFQKAKKAAIEAEYESGQKKVEEKIEQTQAKIDNIYKETRTLKADNLEKKGDRSLAAMDYAAAIESYKLAQEIYQEIDKLERVLAMERKISQADEKLNPAVPAAGSAGESAGATAGAGGSAAGNLNQQQQAAADSAGGGQAGGSQQASGAAAGSSAKEPSGISSGGGETTAGGTGTAGTTSGNGKAGGNGGSKAGGNSGEGGTSGKGGNDTTGGNGGNGTNGGNDGNGSAGGNAGAGKTSENAGDGGNKPDTGAKAGNGADSKANESADAKSNTDADAEAGSANGGAASGTSPAGPSSSKGGNAS; from the coding sequence ATGAGGAAGGAGAACAGCGATTTCAAGACAGCATTCGTCTCCGAAGCGGGTTCGCATTTCGACAACCGGGATTATTTCGCTTTCGTGGAGCTCGACGACATGGCCTGCTACGTTGTTGCCGACGGTCTCGACCTGGACAAGGAAGTGCGCAGCGCGCAGATGGCGGTAGAGGTGATTCTGGAGAGCTTTATGGAAAAGCCTTCGATGTCCCGCCGCAAAATCCGCCAGGATCTGGAGGCGGCGCACGAATGGCTGAAATTCGAAAGCCGCCGGGTCCGGCTGAAGGCAAGCGTGCTGGTCGTCGTCACGGATTATACGCGGATGGTGTGGGCGACCTGCGGGAACGCGCGGCTGTATCAATTCCGCGGCGGCCGGGTGAATTTGCGCTCCAAGGATCAGAGCCTGACGCAGCTGATGCTGGATCAGGGAAGGCTGGCCGAGGACCGCAACCACAATCACGAAGAGCGCGGAAATCTGCTCAATTACATGGGCAGGCCCGACCGCTTCGAGCCGTATGTTTCGGACAAAATGCCGCTGTCGGACGGCGATGTGCTGCTGCTGGCGACCCAGGGCGTCTGGGAGCAGGTGGACCTGCCGGAAATGCTGGACGCGCTCGCGGAAGCGAGCGATCCGGAGAGCTTGACCGATACGCTGGAGGAGGTCGTGCTCAGCAAGCAGCAAAAGTCGGTCAATAATTATACGGCGGCTGCCGTGTATGTGAACAAGACGTTTACGGAAAAACCTAAAAACATCAAAAAGTGGATTTTGCGCGGCGCCATGCTGCTGCTGACGCTGGCGATCGCCGGCGGCGGCGTCTGGTACGTCAAGGCGAAGCAGGCGGAAAAGCTGGCCCAGACGGCCGTCTTGATGGTCGAGAGCGAGGAGGACGGGGACCGGTACGCTTCCGCCGGCGACTACGCCAAAGCGCTGAAGTCCTACAGCGAGGCGAAGAACGCCGCCAGCAAGCTGAAGGACAAGCTGCATTTTCAGCTGTTGCGGGGCAAGCAGCAGGTGGCGCAGTTCCTGAGCGACGGCGACGGCTATGTGCAGGACGGCAGCTACGATATGGCGGTGGACAGCTACAACGACGCGCTGAAGCAAGCGGACAAATACAAGCCGTTTAAGGCGGAGGATATCAAAGCGAGGATTGAACGCGCCGGGGCGATTGAAGCCTTGTCCGGGGTGATCAAAGAAGGCGATAAGCTGTTTCAGGAACAGGATTACAACGGAGCGCTCGCGGTTTTCCAAAAAGCGAAAAAAGCGGCGATTGAAGCGGAATACGAGAGCGGGCAAAAGAAAGTGGAGGAGAAGATCGAGCAGACGCAGGCCAAGATCGACAACATTTACAAGGAAACGAGAACGCTGAAGGCGGACAATTTGGAGAAAAAAGGCGACCGCAGCCTCGCTGCCATGGATTACGCCGCGGCGATCGAGTCTTACAAGCTGGCGCAGGAAATTTATCAGGAAATCGACAAGCTGGAGCGGGTGCTGGCGATGGAGCGCAAAATCTCTCAAGCCGACGAGAAGCTGAATCCCGCCGTTCCGGCGGCAGGCTCAGCCGGTGAGAGTGCCGGGGCGACTGCCGGGGCAGGCGGCAGCGCCGCGGGCAATCTGAATCAGCAGCAGCAAGCTGCGGCGGATTCAGCAGGCGGCGGTCAAGCCGGGGGAAGCCAGCAGGCGTCAGGCGCGGCGGCGGGTTCGTCCGCTAAGGAGCCGTCCGGGATTTCCTCGGGCGGCGGCGAAACCACGGCCGGGGGGACCGGCACAGCCGGCACAACAAGCGGTAACGGCAAAGCTGGCGGAAACGGCGGCAGCAAGGCTGGCGGCAACAGCGGGGAAGGCGGAACCAGCGGCAAAGGCGGGAATGACACAACCGGAGGGAATGGCGGCAACGGCACGAACGGTGGAAACGATGGAAACGGCTCGGCTGGCGGAAATGCCGGAGCCGGGAAGACCAGTGAAAACGCCGGAGATGGCGGTAACAAGCCGGATACGGGAGCCAAGGCCGGTAACGGTGCGGATAGTAAGGCAAATGAAAGTGCGGATGCCAAGTCCAATACCGATGCCGATGCGGAAGCGGGTTCAGCAAATGGCGGGGCGGCAAGTGGGACTTCCCCGGCAGGCCCGTCTTCTTCCAAAGGAGGGAACGCTTCATGA